A region of Actinomycetes bacterium DNA encodes the following proteins:
- a CDS encoding purine-nucleoside phosphorylase, protein MNLSEWLENEDLKQTVKSLEQLVPRPLHTAVIFGSFLARSIDFLSLDHRSEIKMKSLPHYPLPSVAGQEKSLISGTIKNKLVLLFSGRIHYYEGYRLLETVLPVIISKKLGAKQIIITNSAGGLNPEFTIDDIMLIENHLNLMGDNPLFGYSYDRRHDYFINLAQPYSQSLLSAADLAARQIGLRPKHGVYAGVRGPVLETAAEANMLRIIGADAVGMSTVAETIMANYLNLDVLGISHIRNLVSGQETSFSHLEGNKKETKVGKMLSNLIEKVIEDS, encoded by the coding sequence ATGAATTTATCAGAATGGTTAGAAAATGAAGATCTGAAACAGACAGTAAAAAGCTTGGAGCAATTAGTACCCCGGCCCCTACATACCGCAGTTATTTTTGGCTCTTTTTTGGCCAGAAGTATTGATTTTTTAAGCCTTGACCACAGATCGGAAATAAAAATGAAGAGCCTGCCCCATTACCCTCTCCCCTCGGTAGCCGGACAGGAAAAATCATTGATTAGCGGCACAATAAAAAATAAATTAGTGCTGTTATTTAGCGGAAGGATACATTACTATGAAGGATACAGGCTTCTGGAAACAGTATTACCGGTAATAATCAGCAAGAAACTGGGAGCAAAACAGATAATTATAACTAATTCTGCCGGTGGTCTTAATCCTGAATTTACCATAGACGACATTATGTTAATAGAAAACCATTTAAACCTGATGGGAGATAATCCTTTATTTGGGTACAGTTATGACCGCAGGCATGATTATTTTATTAATTTAGCCCAACCTTACAGCCAGTCTTTGCTGTCTGCAGCAGACCTTGCGGCCCGGCAGATAGGTTTGCGCCCAAAACATGGTGTCTATGCCGGAGTCAGGGGCCCAGTTCTGGAAACAGCTGCCGAGGCAAACATGCTTAGAATAATAGGGGCTGATGCTGTGGGGATGTCTACTGTAGCCGAGACCATTATGGCTAATTATTTGAACTTAGATGTTCTGGGAATTTCCCATATTCGAAACCTGGTTTCCGGCCAGGAAACCAGTTTCAGCCATTTAGAAGGAAATAAAAAAGAAACAAAAGTGGGGAAAATGTTGTCTAACTTAATTGAAAAGGTAATTGAGGATTCTTGA
- a CDS encoding branched-chain amino acid ABC transporter substrate-binding protein, producing MNTRKYHRLLFMAVLILLIFSLLINFSGCETRERVIKIGNQAALSGDYQVLGFDQTVSASIAVSELSPVEIGGFTYKIDLVSKDDQGDPEKAFLVAQEMAEQDISAVIGSTFNGTTKVSIPVYQEYSIPLITAYAQGDDLSGLGDNFFRMVISNQQKVENIANVFINQLKPEKLILIDNRSEYSANLVDYLAQLLREQGIDITRRYSIDFSTEGYEIIAENLLLDKPDYIFACTEYDQLASLITKAREAGIDSSFVTDELAMDDQISVLAAPEVLEGLTAIVSEPPSIARFTEDKKAIDFWYKYTDYAETMDNELATEPGKYAPYAYDAVNIVIAAMKEANSILPMDYMDELKSISYDGVVGHIEFGDNGNRLDPASTLFKYTNETWVRY from the coding sequence ATGAATACAAGGAAATACCATAGACTTCTTTTCATGGCAGTGCTGATCTTGCTTATATTTAGCTTGTTAATTAATTTTTCCGGCTGTGAAACCAGGGAGAGGGTTATAAAGATAGGAAACCAGGCTGCCCTGTCCGGAGATTACCAGGTACTGGGTTTTGACCAGACAGTAAGCGCAAGTATAGCTGTATCAGAGTTGTCTCCGGTAGAGATAGGTGGTTTTACCTATAAGATAGACCTGGTAAGCAAAGATGACCAGGGCGATCCTGAAAAAGCATTTCTGGTAGCGCAGGAAATGGCAGAACAGGATATATCAGCGGTTATTGGTTCAACCTTTAATGGAACTACTAAAGTCTCTATACCTGTTTATCAGGAATACAGCATACCTTTAATAACTGCTTATGCCCAGGGTGATGACCTGTCCGGACTGGGAGATAATTTTTTCAGGATGGTGATCAGCAATCAGCAGAAGGTAGAAAATATTGCCAATGTGTTTATTAATCAGTTAAAACCAGAGAAATTAATCTTGATAGATAACCGCAGTGAGTATTCAGCCAATCTGGTGGATTACCTGGCCCAGCTGTTAAGAGAGCAGGGAATAGACATAACCAGGAGGTACTCCATAGATTTTTCAACTGAAGGATATGAAATTATAGCTGAAAATCTTCTCCTGGATAAACCGGATTATATTTTTGCCTGTACCGAGTATGACCAGCTGGCCAGTCTGATTACTAAAGCCAGAGAGGCAGGAATTGATTCCAGCTTTGTTACCGATGAGCTGGCCATGGATGACCAGATAAGCGTTCTTGCAGCCCCCGAGGTCCTGGAAGGGCTAACAGCTATAGTTTCGGAACCTCCTTCTATTGCCAGGTTTACTGAAGATAAAAAAGCCATAGACTTCTGGTATAAATACACTGATTATGCAGAAACTATGGATAATGAACTGGCAACTGAGCCGGGAAAATATGCTCCTTATGCCTATGACGCGGTAAATATAGTTATAGCAGCCATGAAGGAGGCCAATTCCATACTGCCCATGGATTATATGGATGAATTAAAATCCATATCTTATGATGGGGTAGTGGGTCA